One window from the genome of Longimicrobiaceae bacterium encodes:
- a CDS encoding S8/S53 family peptidase, protein MLSRTTQAVCALPIVILAACADGPGAKDPVSVDWVSPTSSMSAGEVPSRKSDPKYTFVHMSDDSLWTLVAQGDGTAVVGLKAPGANRGEFQGRVLLTRSERRQGVQALLALPGVTVEQEHGELPIIRVKVTDAASFSLLRALPFVDYAEPARLRSGVSYSTGGWGCSYTLASGRTMYYPGGDVVPVTYGMMGITNAWRRSSGSGKTVGLTDTGIYFSSEQMVRNVRAGQSGSRRVTYTNSTNYQDPYIGDDGCSHGTRMAGVITAPKDDSGPVGVAWGANFVGVRHNDDVGVFDTYYAGQAIRIAAENGSDIIAMAWGSPDYWFNSIEAEIKHWYYNHDKLFIGAAGTDTGCANAIWRHNAFFPAEMGEVMAVTAIDDNGKVSCDSHYGPSVELVSYINQPTTGRYSDVVSIRASSNATAVIAGAAALVWSYYGGTRQGVVQRLKQTARNPWGTYGIGSGVIDVARAMGILHHARLPDYGMATGDEPVEITVQVSHSGGTGPFRYYWSNGSVTSVPYTTYRYHPVRDVAHYSIHVTVEDTYDGATLGANGTVTLWPSDPSGCPSCAQ, encoded by the coding sequence ATGCTGTCCCGAACAACACAGGCTGTCTGTGCGCTGCCGATCGTAATTCTGGCCGCCTGCGCAGATGGGCCCGGAGCAAAAGATCCGGTATCCGTAGACTGGGTCTCCCCCACCTCTTCTATGTCTGCCGGAGAGGTTCCGTCCCGAAAGTCGGATCCGAAATACACCTTCGTCCACATGTCCGATGACAGCCTGTGGACCCTTGTTGCGCAGGGCGACGGCACAGCGGTGGTCGGTCTGAAAGCGCCAGGTGCGAACCGGGGCGAGTTCCAGGGGCGTGTACTCCTCACCCGTAGTGAGCGGCGGCAGGGCGTTCAGGCGCTACTCGCGCTACCCGGTGTAACCGTGGAACAGGAGCATGGCGAGCTGCCGATCATCCGGGTCAAGGTGACCGACGCGGCGTCGTTCTCACTGCTCCGAGCCCTCCCCTTCGTGGATTATGCCGAGCCTGCCAGGCTGCGCAGCGGCGTTTCTTACTCTACAGGGGGCTGGGGGTGTTCGTACACCCTGGCCTCGGGTCGTACCATGTACTACCCGGGTGGCGACGTGGTGCCCGTCACCTACGGTATGATGGGAATCACGAACGCGTGGCGCAGGAGCAGTGGCAGTGGTAAAACGGTGGGCCTGACGGATACGGGGATCTACTTCAGCAGCGAGCAGATGGTGCGCAACGTCAGGGCGGGCCAGAGCGGAAGCCGCCGAGTGACGTACACCAACAGCACGAATTATCAAGACCCCTACATCGGCGACGATGGCTGCTCGCATGGAACTCGTATGGCGGGTGTGATCACGGCGCCGAAGGACGACAGCGGGCCCGTCGGCGTTGCATGGGGAGCCAACTTCGTCGGTGTGCGCCACAACGACGACGTGGGGGTGTTCGACACGTACTATGCGGGTCAGGCGATTCGGATTGCGGCGGAGAACGGGAGCGACATCATCGCCATGGCATGGGGGTCGCCTGACTACTGGTTCAACAGCATAGAAGCCGAGATCAAGCACTGGTACTACAACCACGACAAGCTCTTCATCGGTGCAGCCGGAACTGATACCGGTTGCGCCAATGCCATCTGGCGCCACAACGCATTCTTTCCGGCCGAGATGGGGGAAGTCATGGCGGTGACTGCGATCGACGACAACGGGAAGGTGTCCTGCGATTCGCACTATGGGCCCTCGGTCGAGCTGGTTTCCTACATCAACCAGCCCACCACCGGAAGGTACAGCGACGTCGTGAGCATCCGCGCCAGCTCCAATGCGACTGCAGTAATCGCGGGAGCGGCGGCGCTGGTGTGGTCGTACTACGGGGGCACGCGCCAGGGTGTCGTCCAGCGCTTGAAGCAGACTGCAAGAAATCCGTGGGGAACGTACGGGATCGGCTCGGGTGTGATCGACGTCGCGCGGGCCATGGGCATTCTTCACCACGCCAGACTGCCCGACTACGGCATGGCGACCGGCGATGAGCCGGTTGAGATCACGGTTCAGGTGAGCCACAGCGGGGGAACAGGTCCGTTCCGCTACTACTGGAGCAACGGCAGCGTGACGTCCGTGCCCTACACGACGTACAGGTACCATCCCGTCAGGGACGTTGCGCATTACTCAATCCATGTGACGGTAGAGGATACGTACGACGGAGCAACCCTGGGTGCCAATGGAACTGTGACGTTGTGGCCGTCGGACCCGTCTGGCTGTCCGTCATGTGCCCAGTAG